A region of Necator americanus strain Aroian chromosome I, whole genome shotgun sequence DNA encodes the following proteins:
- a CDS encoding hypothetical protein (NECATOR_CHRI.G2899.T1), with the protein MAPARWSQRCIWMETAKSVCLPKTTITRLKCDRPTCPALYVLIKTHKLSAAELSSNNPGDFNVRPIISNIGGPTDRISWFLNTILSQLLQYVPAHLSNTKRFIEHLRKARLDGDCVIESFDVTSLYTYVSTDAELQATSELLLEHQETLNMYGFAIQQIMMLLSECLDVKYFAGLGNTIGRIVDRLCETPNCIVYPNRGQ; encoded by the coding sequence atggcgccagctcgttggtcacagcgatgcatatGGATGGAGACCGCAAAATCAGTATGTTTACCAAAAACAACTATCACGCGTCTAAAATGTGATCGGCCCACCTGTCCGGCCCTTTACGTCCTTATCAAGACCCACAAGCTTTCCGCTGCCGAATTAAGTTCGAACAACCCAGGGGATTTCAATGTTAGGCCTATCATTAGCAATATTGGAGGTCCCACCGACAGAATATCCtggttccttaacactattcTCAGCCAGCTACTCCAATACGTTCCAGCTCATCTCTCAAACACAAAAAGGTTCATAGAGCACCTCCGCAAAGCGCGCCTTGATGGAGATTGTGTCATCGAATCCTTCGATGTCACTTCGCTCTACACCTACGTCTCCACTGATGCTGAACTACAAGCAACATCAGAGCTGCTTCTCGAACACCAGGAGACTCTTAACATGTATGGGTTTGCGatacagcaaataatgatgCTGCTAAGCGAATGTCTGGATGTTAAGTATTTCGCTGGTCTGGGCAATACTATAGGCAGAATAGTGgacagactttgtgagacaccCAATTGCATCGTTTATCCGAACAGGGGGCAgtga
- a CDS encoding hypothetical protein (NECATOR_CHRI.G2900.T1), giving the protein MFNVITLAASAIIVTTIGCFIYIAIIINDIDDLRENIREGMNEFRAVTDDTWMSLMEEQSSIPMRDRTLETISSFLGRTKRQEEGCGCAKKAELCPAGPPGRPGPPGTPGKDGSDGSNGVNGPPGVKLFLGASSAQGCIKCPHGPPGLPGQQGPPGPPGSPGNQGMRGPPGDTGVAGPEGPEGEAGPTGHTGHDGVQGPTGKPGVIYLPGPPGVKGEPGPRGPVGEPGAPGTPGKDGGPGKQGAPGMPGRPGRKGLDGKPGIDGKSGDDGNDATYCKCPPKSNKLPITNKRQSKKF; this is encoded by the exons ATGTTCAACGTCATCACATTGGCTGCTTCCGCCATAATCGTCACAACTATCGGTTGCTTCATCTACATAGCCATTATCATCAATGACATTGACGATCTTCGGGAGAACATCAGGGAGGGCATGAATGAATTTAGA GCAGTTACGGATGACACATGGATGAGTCTCATGGAAGAGCAATCATCTATTCCGATGAGAGATAGAACACTTGAAACCATCTCTAGTTTTCTTGGTAGGACCAAAAGACAGGAAGAAGGATGTG GTTGTGCTAAGAAGGCTGAGCTATGTCCTGCTGGCCCTCCTGGACGCCCCGGACCTCCAGGTACACCTGGGAAAGACGGATCAGATGGATCCAACGGCGTTAATGGTCCCCCTGGAGTCAAGTTATT CCTCGGAGCCAGTTCGGCGCAAGGCTGCATAAAATGTCCACATGGACCGCCTGGATTGCCTGGACAGCAAGGACCTCCAGGACCTCCGGGCTCCCCAGGAAACCAGGGCATGCGAGGACCACCTGGAGACACTGGTGTTGCTGGTCCTGAGGGACCAGAAGGCGAAGCGGGGCCGACAGGGCACACTGGACACGATGGCGTTCAAGGCCCCACTGGAAAACCGGGTGTAATTTATTTGCCAGGTCCACCTGGAGTGAAAGGAGAGCCAGGACCACGCGGTCCGGTGGGAGAGCCAGGAGCACCAGGTACTCCTGGCAAAGATGGCGGACCTGGCAAGCAAGGTGCACCTGGAATGCCTGGTAGGCCTGGGCGAAAAGGATTGGACGGAAAGCCAGGAATAGATGGTAAAAGTGGTGACGACGGGAACGATGCTACTTATTGCAAGTGTCCGCCGAAGTCCAACAAATTACCTATCACCAACAAACGACAAAGTAAGAAATTCTAG